The proteins below are encoded in one region of Neofelis nebulosa isolate mNeoNeb1 chromosome 17, mNeoNeb1.pri, whole genome shotgun sequence:
- the PSMB10 gene encoding proteasome subunit beta type-10, which translates to MLKPALEPRGGFSFENCQRNLSLERVLPGFRSPQAHKTGTTIAGLLFRDGVILGADTRATRDSVVMDKSCEKIHFIAPKIYCCGAGVAADAEMTTRMAASNMELHALSTGREPRVATVTRVLRQTLFRYRGYVGASLIVGGVDLTGPQLYSVHPHGSYSRLPFTALGSGQDAALAVLEDRFQPNMVLEAAQELLVEAITAGILGDLGSGGSVDACVIMGTGAKLLRTLSSPTRPLKRPSQYRFAPGTTAVLSQTVKPLTLELLEETVQAMEVE; encoded by the exons ATGCTGAAGCCAGCGCTAGAGCCCCGAGGGGGCTTCTCTTTCGAGAACTGCCAGAG AAACTTATCCTTAGAACGCGTCCTCCCGGGGTTCCGGAGCCCTCAAGCACACAAGACTGGTACCACCATCGCGGGCCTTCTGTTCCGA gacgGAGTCATCCTGGGCGCGGATACGCGGGCCACCAGAGATTCCGTAGTGATGGACAAAAGCTGTGAGAAGATCCACTTCATCGCCCCCAAAATCTA CTGCTGTGGGGCCGGAGTAGCCGCGGACGCCGAGATGACCACGCGAATGGCGGCGTCCAACATGGAGCTACACGCCCTGTCCACAGGCCGCGAGCCCCGCGTGGCCACGGTCACGCGCGTTCTGCGCCAAACGCTCTTCCG GTACCGGGGCTACGTGGGCGCGTCGCTGATAGTGGGCGGAGTAGACCTGACCGGACCGCAACTCTACAGTGTGCACCCCCATGGCTCCTACAGCCGTCTGCCCTTCACAGCCCTGG GTTCGGGCCAGGACGCAGCCCTGGCGGTACTGGAGGATCGGTTCCAGCCCAACATGGTG CTGGAGGCCGCGCAGGAGCTGCTAGTGGAAGCCATCACTGCAGGGATCCTAGGTGACCTGGGCTCTGGGGGCAGTGTGGATGCATGTGTGATAATGGGGACTGGCGCCAAGCTTCTGCGAACATTGAGCTCACCCACAAGGCCCTTAAAAAG gcCTAGCCAGTACCGCTTTGCCCCTGGGACCACAGCTGTCCTGTCCCAGACAGTGAAGCCACTGACCCTGGAGCTGCTGGAAGAAACTGTGCAGGCCATGGAAGTGGAGTGA
- the LCAT gene encoding phosphatidylcholine-sterol acyltransferase isoform X2, which yields MGPSGSPWQWGLLLLGLLLPSATPFWLFNVLFPPHTTPKAELSNHTRPVILVPGCLGNQLEAKLDKPDVVNWMCYRKTEDFFTIWLDLNMFLPLGVDCWIDNTRVVYNRSSGRVSNAPGVQIRVPGFGKTYSVEYLDNNKLAGYMHTLVQNLVNNGYVRDETVRAAPYDWRLEPSQQEEYYQKLAGLVEEMHAAYGKPVFLIGHSLGCLHLLYFLLRQPQAWKDRFIDGFISLGAPWGGSIKPMLVLASGDNQGIPIMSSIKLREEQRITTTSPWMFPSREVWPEDHVFISTPSFNYTGRDFQRFFADLHFEEGWYMWLQSRDLLAGLPAPGVEVYCLYGVGLPTPNTYIFDHGFPYTDPVGVLYEDGDDTVATRSTELCARWQSRQPQPVHLLPLHGTQHLNMVFSNQTLEHINAILLGAYRRRTPTPPAASPGPRPPE from the exons ATGGGGCCGTCGGGCTCCCCATGGCAAtgggggctgctgctgctggggctgctgctCCCCTCTGCCACCCCCTTCTGGCTTTTCAATGTGCTCTTCCCCCCGCATACCACGCCCAAGGCTGAGCTCAGTAACCACACACGGCCCGTCATCCTCG TGCCTGGCTGCCTGGGGAATCAACTGGAAGCCAAGCTGGATAAACCAGATGTGGTGAACTGGATGTGCTACCGCAAGACAGAGGACTTCTTCACCATCTGGCTGGATCTCAATATGTTCCTACCCCTTGGAGTGGACTGCTGGATAGATAACACCAG GGTTGTCTACAACCGCAGCTCTGGGCGCGTGTCCAATGCCCCTGGTGTACAGATCCGTGTCCCTGGCTTTGGGAAGACCTACTCTGTTGAGTACCTGGACAACAACAAGCTGGCAG GTTACATGCACACACTAGTGCAGAATCTGGTCAACAACGGGTATGTGCGCGATGAGACAGTGAGGGCCGCCCCCTACGACTGGCGGCTGGAGCCGA GCCAGCAGGAGGAATACTACCAGAAGCTTGCTGGGCTGGTGGAGGAGATGCATGCTGCCTATGGAAAGCCTGTCTTCCTCATTGGTCATAGCCTTGGTTGCCTACACTTGCTCTATTTCTTGCTGCGCCAGCCCCAGGCCTGGAAGGACCGCTTCATTGATGGATTCATCTCTCTTGGGGCTCCTTGGGGGGGCTCCATCAAGCCCATGCTGGTCTTGGCTTCAG GTGACAACCAGGGCATCCCGATCATGTCCAGCATCAAGCTGAGAGAGGAACAGCGCATAACAACGACCTCCCCCTGGATGTTTCCCTCCAGAGAGGTATGGCCTGAAGACCATGTGTTCATTTCCACGCCCAGCTTCAACTACACAGGCCGTGACTTCCAGCGCTTCTTTGCAGACTTGCACTTTGAGGAAGGCTGGTACATGTGGCTACAGTCACGTGACCTACTGGCAGGCCTCCCAGCACCTGGAGTGGAAGTATACTGTCTGTATGGAGTGGGCCTGCCCACACCCAACACCTACATCTTTGACCACGGCTTCCCCTACACAGACCCCGTGGGGGTACTCTATGAGGACGGTGACGACACTGTGGCCACACGCAGCACTGAGCTCTGTGCCCGCTGGCAGAGCCGCCAGCCACAGCCTGTGCATCTGCTGCCTCTGCATGGGACACAGCACCTCAACATGGTCTTCAGCAACCAGACGTTGGAGCACATCAATGCCATCCTGCTGGGTGCCTACCGACGTCGTACCCCTACACCCCCAgctgccagcccagggccccgGCCCCCTGAATAA
- the LCAT gene encoding phosphatidylcholine-sterol acyltransferase isoform X1: MGPSGSPWQWGLLLLGLLLPSATPFWLFNVLFPPHTTPKAELSNHTRPVILVPTVPGCLGNQLEAKLDKPDVVNWMCYRKTEDFFTIWLDLNMFLPLGVDCWIDNTRVVYNRSSGRVSNAPGVQIRVPGFGKTYSVEYLDNNKLAGYMHTLVQNLVNNGYVRDETVRAAPYDWRLEPSQQEEYYQKLAGLVEEMHAAYGKPVFLIGHSLGCLHLLYFLLRQPQAWKDRFIDGFISLGAPWGGSIKPMLVLASGDNQGIPIMSSIKLREEQRITTTSPWMFPSREVWPEDHVFISTPSFNYTGRDFQRFFADLHFEEGWYMWLQSRDLLAGLPAPGVEVYCLYGVGLPTPNTYIFDHGFPYTDPVGVLYEDGDDTVATRSTELCARWQSRQPQPVHLLPLHGTQHLNMVFSNQTLEHINAILLGAYRRRTPTPPAASPGPRPPE; encoded by the exons ATGGGGCCGTCGGGCTCCCCATGGCAAtgggggctgctgctgctggggctgctgctCCCCTCTGCCACCCCCTTCTGGCTTTTCAATGTGCTCTTCCCCCCGCATACCACGCCCAAGGCTGAGCTCAGTAACCACACACGGCCCGTCATCCTCG TGCCCACAGTGCCTGGCTGCCTGGGGAATCAACTGGAAGCCAAGCTGGATAAACCAGATGTGGTGAACTGGATGTGCTACCGCAAGACAGAGGACTTCTTCACCATCTGGCTGGATCTCAATATGTTCCTACCCCTTGGAGTGGACTGCTGGATAGATAACACCAG GGTTGTCTACAACCGCAGCTCTGGGCGCGTGTCCAATGCCCCTGGTGTACAGATCCGTGTCCCTGGCTTTGGGAAGACCTACTCTGTTGAGTACCTGGACAACAACAAGCTGGCAG GTTACATGCACACACTAGTGCAGAATCTGGTCAACAACGGGTATGTGCGCGATGAGACAGTGAGGGCCGCCCCCTACGACTGGCGGCTGGAGCCGA GCCAGCAGGAGGAATACTACCAGAAGCTTGCTGGGCTGGTGGAGGAGATGCATGCTGCCTATGGAAAGCCTGTCTTCCTCATTGGTCATAGCCTTGGTTGCCTACACTTGCTCTATTTCTTGCTGCGCCAGCCCCAGGCCTGGAAGGACCGCTTCATTGATGGATTCATCTCTCTTGGGGCTCCTTGGGGGGGCTCCATCAAGCCCATGCTGGTCTTGGCTTCAG GTGACAACCAGGGCATCCCGATCATGTCCAGCATCAAGCTGAGAGAGGAACAGCGCATAACAACGACCTCCCCCTGGATGTTTCCCTCCAGAGAGGTATGGCCTGAAGACCATGTGTTCATTTCCACGCCCAGCTTCAACTACACAGGCCGTGACTTCCAGCGCTTCTTTGCAGACTTGCACTTTGAGGAAGGCTGGTACATGTGGCTACAGTCACGTGACCTACTGGCAGGCCTCCCAGCACCTGGAGTGGAAGTATACTGTCTGTATGGAGTGGGCCTGCCCACACCCAACACCTACATCTTTGACCACGGCTTCCCCTACACAGACCCCGTGGGGGTACTCTATGAGGACGGTGACGACACTGTGGCCACACGCAGCACTGAGCTCTGTGCCCGCTGGCAGAGCCGCCAGCCACAGCCTGTGCATCTGCTGCCTCTGCATGGGACACAGCACCTCAACATGGTCTTCAGCAACCAGACGTTGGAGCACATCAATGCCATCCTGCTGGGTGCCTACCGACGTCGTACCCCTACACCCCCAgctgccagcccagggccccgGCCCCCTGAATAA
- the SLC12A4 gene encoding solute carrier family 12 member 4 isoform X2, whose protein sequence is MAAEGALCSFIYLEGSTQSGPEDAEPLAPSTLGHGNHRESSPFLCPLEASRGSDYYDRNLALFEEELDIRPKVSSLLGKLVSYTNLTQGAKEHEEAESGEGTRRRAAKAPSMGTLMGVYLPCLQNIFGVILFLRLTWMVGTAGVLQALLVVLICCCCTLLTAISMSAIATNGVVPAGGSYFMISRSLGPEFGGAVGLCFYLGTTFAAAMYILGAIEILLTYIAPPAAIFYPAGAHDTSSATLNNMRVYGTIFLTFMTLVVFVGVKYVNKFASLFLACVIISILSIYAGGIKSIFDPPVFPVCMLGNRTLSRDQFDVCAKTAMVNNETVATQLWKLFCHSPNLTTDSCDPYFLVNNVTEIPGIPGAAAGVLQENLWSAYLEKGEVVEKHGLPSTDALGLKESLPLYVVADIATSFTVLVGIFFPSVTGIMAGSNRSGDLRDAQKSIPVGTILAIVTTSLVYFSSVVLFGACIEGVVLRDKYGDGVSRNLVVGTLAWPSPWVIVIGSFFSTCGAGLQSLTGAPRLLQAIAKDNIIPFLRVFGHGKANGEPTWALLLTAFIAELGILIASLDMVAPILSMFFLMCYLFVNLACAVQTLLRTPNWRPRFKYYHWALSFLGMSLCLALMFVSSWYYALVAMLIAGMIYKYIEYQGAEKEWGDGIRGLSLSAARYALLRLEEGPPHTKNWRPQLLVLLKLDEDLHVKYPRLLTFASQLKAGKGLTIVGSVIQGSFLESYGEAQAAEQTIKNMMEIEKVKGFCQVVVASKVREGLAHLIQSCGLGGMRHNSVVLGWPYGWRQSEDPRAWKTFIDTVRCTTAAHLALLVPKNIAFYPSNHERYLEGHIDVWWIVHDGGMLMLLPFLLRQHKVWRKCRMRIFTVAQMDDNSIQMKKDLAIFLYHLRLEAEVEVVEMHNSDISAYTYERTLMMEQRSQMLRQMRLTKTEREREAQLVKDRHSALRLESLYSDEEDDSAAGADKIQMTWTRDKYMAAESWDPSHAPDNFRELVHIKPDQSNVRRMHTAVKLNEVIVTRSHDARLVLLNMPGPPKNSEGDENYMEFLEVLTEGLERVLLVRGGGREVITIYS, encoded by the exons GCACCCAGTATGGGCACCCTAATGGGGGTGTACCTGCCCTGCCTACAGAATATCTTCGGGGTTATCCTGTTCTTGCGGCTGACCTGGATGGTGGGCACGGCCGGTGTGTTGCAGGCTCTCCTCGTCGTGCTCATCTGCTGCTGCTGT ACTTTGCTGACGGCCATCTCCATGAGTGCCATCGCCACCAATGGTGTGGTTCCAG CCGGGGGCTCCTATTTCATGATTTCCCGCTCGCTGGGGCCAGAATTTGGAGGCGCTGTGGGCCTGTGCTTCTACCTGGGAACAACATTTGCTGCAGCCATGTACATCCTAGGTGCCATTGAGATCTTGCTG ACCTACATTGCCCCACCAGCTGCCATTTTTTACCCAGCGGGCGCTCATGATACATCAAGTGCCACCTTGAATAATATGCGGGTATATGGGACCATTTTTCTGACCTTCATGACCCTAGTGGTGTTTGTTGGTGTCAAGTATGTGAACAAATTTGCCTCACTCTTCCTGGCCTGTGTGATCATCTCCATCCTGTCCATCTATGCCGGGGGCATCAAGTCAATTTTTGACCCTCCTGTGTTTCC agtGTGCATGCTGGGCAACAGGACCCTGTCCCGGGACCAGTTTGACGTCTGTGCCAAGACGGCCATGGTGAACAATGAGACAGTGGCCACCCAGCTATGGAAACTCTTCTGCCACAGCCCCAACCTTACCACTGATTCCTGTGACCCCTACTTCCTGGTCAACAATGTGACCGAGATCCCTGGCATCCCTGGTGCGGCTGCTGGTGTGCTCCAGG AAAACCTGTGGAGTGCCTACCTGGAGAAGGGCGAGGTCGTGGAGAAGCACGGACTGCCTTCCACAGATGCCCTTGGCCTGAAGGAGAGCCTGCCCCTGTACGTGGTGGCTGACATCGCCACATCCTTCACCGTGCTGGTCGGCATCTTCTTTCCCTCCGTAACAG GCATTATGGCTGGCTCAAACCGCTCCGGGGACCTCCGGGATGCCCAGAAGTCCATTCCTGTGGGGACCATTCTGGCCATTGTTACGACCTCCCTTGTGT ACTTCAGCAGCGTGGTTCTCTTTGGCGCCTGCATCGAGGGTGTGGTACTCCGGGACAA GTACGGTGATGGCGTCAGCAGGAACCTGGTGGTGGGCACATTGGCCTGGCCTTCGCCCTGGGTCATCGTCATCGGCTCCTTCTTCTCAACTTGTGGTGCCGGCCTACAAAGCCTCACTGGGGCACCACGCCTATTGCAGGCCATCGCCAAGGACAACATCATTCCCTTCCTCAGG GTATTTGGCCATGGAAAGGCAAATGGTGAACCAACGTGGGCACTCCTCCTGACGGCATTCATTGCTGAGCTGGGCATCCTCATCGCCTCCCTTGACATGGTGGCCCCCATTCTATCCAT GTTCTTTCTGATGTGTTACCTGTTTGTGAACCTGGCCTGCGCTGTGCAGACACTCCTAAGGACACCCAATTGGCGGCCACGGTTCAAGTACTATCACTG GGCGCTGTCCTTCCTGGGCATGAGCCTCTGCCTGGCCCTTATGTTTGTCTCCTCCTGGTACTATGCCCTGGTCGCCATGCTTATTGCGGGCATGATCTACAAGTACATTGAATACCAAGG GGCCGAGAAGGAGTGGGGTGATGGGATCCGAGGGCTGTCCCTGAGTGCTGCCCGCTATGCACTGTTACGGCTAGAGGAGGGGCCTCCTCACACGAAGAACTGGCG GCCTCAGCTGCTGGTGCTGCTGAAGCTAGACGAGGACCTTCACGTGAAGTACCCACGGCTCCTCACTTTCGCCTCCCAGCTTAAGGCTGGCAAGGGCCTGACCATCGTCGGTTCTGTCATCCAGGGCAGCTTCTTGGAGAGCTATGGCGAGGCCCAGGCTGCTGAGCAG ACAATCAAGAATATGATGGAGATTGAGAAGGTGAAGGGCTTCTGCCAGGTGGTGGTAGCCAGCAAGGTGCGAGAGGGGCTGGCCCACCTCATCCAGTCTTGTGGCCTGGGTGGCATGAGGCATAACTCTGTGGTGCTGGGCTGGCCCTATGGCTGGCGACAGAGCGAGGACCCACGTGCCTGGAAGACCTTTATTG ACACCGTGCGCTGCACCACAGCAGCGCACTTGGCCCTGCTCGTGCCCAAGAACATCGCCTTCTACCCCAGCAACCATGAGCGCTACCTAGAGGGCCACATTGACGTGTGGTGGATTGTGCACGACGGTGGCATGCTTATGCTTTTGCCCTTTCTGCTGCGCCAGCACAAG GTGTGGAGGAAGTGCCGGATGCGCATCTTTACGGTGGCCCAGATGGATGACAACAGCATCCAGATGAAGAAGGATCTGGCCATCTTCCTGTACCACCTACGCCTTGAGGCAGAGGTGGAGGTGGTAGAGATG CATAACAGCGACATCTCTGCATATACCTATGAGCGGACACTAATGATGGAACAGCGGTCCCAGATGCTGCGGCAGATGAGGCTGACCAAGACAGAGCGGGAGCGAGAA GCCCAGCTGGTCAAGGACCGGCACTCAGCCCTGCGCCTGGAGAGCCTGTACTCGGACGAGGAAGATGACTCTGCAGCTGGGGCTGACAAGATCCAGATGACATGGACTCGGGACAAGTACATGGCAGCTGAGTCCTGGGACCCCAGCCACGCCCCTGACAATTTCCGGGAGCTGGTGCATATTAAACC GGACCAGTCCAATGTCCGGCGCATGCACACCGCTGTGAAGCTCAATGAAGTCATTGTCACTCGCTCCCACGATGCCCGCCTGGTCCTACTGAACATGCCTGGCCCACCCAAGAACAGCGAAGGTGATGAGAACT ACATGGAGTTCCTGGAGGTGCTGACCGAAGGCCTTGAGCGTGTGCTGTTGGTGCGTGGCGGTGGCCGTGAAGTGATCACCATCTACTCCTGA
- the SLC12A4 gene encoding solute carrier family 12 member 4 isoform X3, whose translation MGTLMGVYLPCLQNIFGVILFLRLTWMVGTAGVLQALLVVLICCCCTLLTAISMSAIATNGVVPAGGSYFMISRSLGPEFGGAVGLCFYLGTTFAAAMYILGAIEILLTYIAPPAAIFYPAGAHDTSSATLNNMRVYGTIFLTFMTLVVFVGVKYVNKFASLFLACVIISILSIYAGGIKSIFDPPVFPVCMLGNRTLSRDQFDVCAKTAMVNNETVATQLWKLFCHSPNLTTDSCDPYFLVNNVTEIPGIPGAAAGVLQENLWSAYLEKGEVVEKHGLPSTDALGLKESLPLYVVADIATSFTVLVGIFFPSVTGIMAGSNRSGDLRDAQKSIPVGTILAIVTTSLVYFSSVVLFGACIEGVVLRDKYGDGVSRNLVVGTLAWPSPWVIVIGSFFSTCGAGLQSLTGAPRLLQAIAKDNIIPFLRVFGHGKANGEPTWALLLTAFIAELGILIASLDMVAPILSMFFLMCYLFVNLACAVQTLLRTPNWRPRFKYYHWALSFLGMSLCLALMFVSSWYYALVAMLIAGMIYKYIEYQGAEKEWGDGIRGLSLSAARYALLRLEEGPPHTKNWRPQLLVLLKLDEDLHVKYPRLLTFASQLKAGKGLTIVGSVIQGSFLESYGEAQAAEQTIKNMMEIEKVKGFCQVVVASKVREGLAHLIQSCGLGGMRHNSVVLGWPYGWRQSEDPRAWKTFIDTVRCTTAAHLALLVPKNIAFYPSNHERYLEGHIDVWWIVHDGGMLMLLPFLLRQHKVWRKCRMRIFTVAQMDDNSIQMKKDLAIFLYHLRLEAEVEVVEMHNSDISAYTYERTLMMEQRSQMLRQMRLTKTEREREAQLVKDRHSALRLESLYSDEEDDSAAGADKIQMTWTRDKYMAAESWDPSHAPDNFRELVHIKPDQSNVRRMHTAVKLNEVIVTRSHDARLVLLNMPGPPKNSEGDENYMEFLEVLTEGLERVLLVRGGGREVITIYS comes from the exons ATGGGCACCCTAATGGGGGTGTACCTGCCCTGCCTACAGAATATCTTCGGGGTTATCCTGTTCTTGCGGCTGACCTGGATGGTGGGCACGGCCGGTGTGTTGCAGGCTCTCCTCGTCGTGCTCATCTGCTGCTGCTGT ACTTTGCTGACGGCCATCTCCATGAGTGCCATCGCCACCAATGGTGTGGTTCCAG CCGGGGGCTCCTATTTCATGATTTCCCGCTCGCTGGGGCCAGAATTTGGAGGCGCTGTGGGCCTGTGCTTCTACCTGGGAACAACATTTGCTGCAGCCATGTACATCCTAGGTGCCATTGAGATCTTGCTG ACCTACATTGCCCCACCAGCTGCCATTTTTTACCCAGCGGGCGCTCATGATACATCAAGTGCCACCTTGAATAATATGCGGGTATATGGGACCATTTTTCTGACCTTCATGACCCTAGTGGTGTTTGTTGGTGTCAAGTATGTGAACAAATTTGCCTCACTCTTCCTGGCCTGTGTGATCATCTCCATCCTGTCCATCTATGCCGGGGGCATCAAGTCAATTTTTGACCCTCCTGTGTTTCC agtGTGCATGCTGGGCAACAGGACCCTGTCCCGGGACCAGTTTGACGTCTGTGCCAAGACGGCCATGGTGAACAATGAGACAGTGGCCACCCAGCTATGGAAACTCTTCTGCCACAGCCCCAACCTTACCACTGATTCCTGTGACCCCTACTTCCTGGTCAACAATGTGACCGAGATCCCTGGCATCCCTGGTGCGGCTGCTGGTGTGCTCCAGG AAAACCTGTGGAGTGCCTACCTGGAGAAGGGCGAGGTCGTGGAGAAGCACGGACTGCCTTCCACAGATGCCCTTGGCCTGAAGGAGAGCCTGCCCCTGTACGTGGTGGCTGACATCGCCACATCCTTCACCGTGCTGGTCGGCATCTTCTTTCCCTCCGTAACAG GCATTATGGCTGGCTCAAACCGCTCCGGGGACCTCCGGGATGCCCAGAAGTCCATTCCTGTGGGGACCATTCTGGCCATTGTTACGACCTCCCTTGTGT ACTTCAGCAGCGTGGTTCTCTTTGGCGCCTGCATCGAGGGTGTGGTACTCCGGGACAA GTACGGTGATGGCGTCAGCAGGAACCTGGTGGTGGGCACATTGGCCTGGCCTTCGCCCTGGGTCATCGTCATCGGCTCCTTCTTCTCAACTTGTGGTGCCGGCCTACAAAGCCTCACTGGGGCACCACGCCTATTGCAGGCCATCGCCAAGGACAACATCATTCCCTTCCTCAGG GTATTTGGCCATGGAAAGGCAAATGGTGAACCAACGTGGGCACTCCTCCTGACGGCATTCATTGCTGAGCTGGGCATCCTCATCGCCTCCCTTGACATGGTGGCCCCCATTCTATCCAT GTTCTTTCTGATGTGTTACCTGTTTGTGAACCTGGCCTGCGCTGTGCAGACACTCCTAAGGACACCCAATTGGCGGCCACGGTTCAAGTACTATCACTG GGCGCTGTCCTTCCTGGGCATGAGCCTCTGCCTGGCCCTTATGTTTGTCTCCTCCTGGTACTATGCCCTGGTCGCCATGCTTATTGCGGGCATGATCTACAAGTACATTGAATACCAAGG GGCCGAGAAGGAGTGGGGTGATGGGATCCGAGGGCTGTCCCTGAGTGCTGCCCGCTATGCACTGTTACGGCTAGAGGAGGGGCCTCCTCACACGAAGAACTGGCG GCCTCAGCTGCTGGTGCTGCTGAAGCTAGACGAGGACCTTCACGTGAAGTACCCACGGCTCCTCACTTTCGCCTCCCAGCTTAAGGCTGGCAAGGGCCTGACCATCGTCGGTTCTGTCATCCAGGGCAGCTTCTTGGAGAGCTATGGCGAGGCCCAGGCTGCTGAGCAG ACAATCAAGAATATGATGGAGATTGAGAAGGTGAAGGGCTTCTGCCAGGTGGTGGTAGCCAGCAAGGTGCGAGAGGGGCTGGCCCACCTCATCCAGTCTTGTGGCCTGGGTGGCATGAGGCATAACTCTGTGGTGCTGGGCTGGCCCTATGGCTGGCGACAGAGCGAGGACCCACGTGCCTGGAAGACCTTTATTG ACACCGTGCGCTGCACCACAGCAGCGCACTTGGCCCTGCTCGTGCCCAAGAACATCGCCTTCTACCCCAGCAACCATGAGCGCTACCTAGAGGGCCACATTGACGTGTGGTGGATTGTGCACGACGGTGGCATGCTTATGCTTTTGCCCTTTCTGCTGCGCCAGCACAAG GTGTGGAGGAAGTGCCGGATGCGCATCTTTACGGTGGCCCAGATGGATGACAACAGCATCCAGATGAAGAAGGATCTGGCCATCTTCCTGTACCACCTACGCCTTGAGGCAGAGGTGGAGGTGGTAGAGATG CATAACAGCGACATCTCTGCATATACCTATGAGCGGACACTAATGATGGAACAGCGGTCCCAGATGCTGCGGCAGATGAGGCTGACCAAGACAGAGCGGGAGCGAGAA GCCCAGCTGGTCAAGGACCGGCACTCAGCCCTGCGCCTGGAGAGCCTGTACTCGGACGAGGAAGATGACTCTGCAGCTGGGGCTGACAAGATCCAGATGACATGGACTCGGGACAAGTACATGGCAGCTGAGTCCTGGGACCCCAGCCACGCCCCTGACAATTTCCGGGAGCTGGTGCATATTAAACC GGACCAGTCCAATGTCCGGCGCATGCACACCGCTGTGAAGCTCAATGAAGTCATTGTCACTCGCTCCCACGATGCCCGCCTGGTCCTACTGAACATGCCTGGCCCACCCAAGAACAGCGAAGGTGATGAGAACT ACATGGAGTTCCTGGAGGTGCTGACCGAAGGCCTTGAGCGTGTGCTGTTGGTGCGTGGCGGTGGCCGTGAAGTGATCACCATCTACTCCTGA